One Nicotiana sylvestris chromosome 12, ASM39365v2, whole genome shotgun sequence genomic window carries:
- the LOC138883755 gene encoding uncharacterized protein: protein MITAPAIRLPRGGGHTGRGRPRGGGQTGGGQLAIAQPSGGHPIDAPARFYAFSARPDAVASDAMITDIPRESLGTPIYVSILVGDSVAVDRIYWSCVVTFYGYETRVDLLLLDMIDFEVILGMDWLSPYHANLDFHAKTVTLAMLELRRLEWKSSSISSSSRVISFLKARHLVEKGCLAYLAYVWHTTVESAMIDSVPVVREFADMFLSDLPGMPPDRDIDFFIDLAPRTQPISIPPYFEQSHHQEQVPVPHIDNLFDHLQGARVFSKIDLRSGYHQLKIRNSDVSKTAFRTRYGHYEFLVMSFGLTNAPAVFMDLMNRVFKLYIDSFVIFFIDDILIYSCSLGEHEPHLRLVLLTLREHKLYGKFSMCEFWLESVAFLGYVVSREGIKVDPKKVEAVQIWPRPTSVTEIRSFLGLAGYYHRFV, encoded by the exons atgattacagcaccagccATTCGGCTGCCCAGAGGTGGAGGACATACTGgtaggggccgtcctagaggtggaggccagacagGGGGAGGTCAGTTGGCTATTGCGCAGCCCAGCGGAGGCCATCCAATCGatgctccagccagattctatgctttttcggccagaccagatgcagtggcctcagatgccatgatcacag atattcctcgtgagtccttgggtactcctatCTATGTGTCCATTCTTGTGGGCGATTCTGTGGCTGTGGATCGGATCTATTGGTCCTGTGTGGTTACCTTCTATGGTTACGAGACTAGAGTAGATCTCCTGTTACTTGACATGATTGACTTTGAggtcatcttgggcatggattggttatctccatatcatgccAACCTTGACTTTCAcgccaagactgttactttagcaATGCTAGAATTACGGAGATTGGAGTGGAAAAGTTCCTCCATTAGTTCATCGAGTCGGGTcatctctttcctgaaggctcgtcatctggtcgagaagggttgtttggcgtATCTAGCATATGTTTGGCACACCACCGTAGAGTCTGCGATGATTGATTCAGTGCCAGTAGTTCGGGAGTTCGCCGATATGTTTCTttctgaccttccaggcatgccaccagatcgtgacattgatttcttcattgatttggctccaagaacccaacctatatctatcccaccgtact ttgaacaaagtcaccatcaagaacaagtacctgtGCCTCATATCGATAATTTGTTTGACCatttgcagggtgctagggtgttttctaagatcgacttgagatcagggtatcatcagctgaagattcgaaACTCAGATGTCTCGAAGACTGCCttccgtactagatatggccattatgagttcctggtgatgtcttttggattgactaatgccccagcggtgtttatggatttgatgaacagagTGTTCAAGctttatattgattcctttgttattttcttcattgacgacatcttgatctACTCATGTAGCCTGGGAGAGCACGAGCCGCATTTGAGATTAGTTCTTCTGACACTGCGAGAGCATAAGCTATATGGCAAGTTCTCcatgtgtgagttttggcttgagtcagtagcattcttgggaTATGTTGTATCcagagagggtattaaggtggatcctaagaaggtTGAGGCAGTTCAGATTTGGCCACGCCCTACTTCAGTGACTGAgattaggagtttcctggggttagcaggttattaccatcgatttgtgtag
- the LOC104218043 gene encoding uncharacterized protein, translating into MELVSQAKPISQTGSKILESIKLLEESLQWEKPWLRFLSPCFTDPGHGLHDIESPMKVIEMALTSCPCFLTRRIDEELISASHRVLQLLGLKLEQARCFLPSHSMVAPETEEEFENEFSSLFPEPIFPTNLDQPALFFLSCIKMCINNFTMTKPITKGSKVSQGSDRASSKQVYNNWIKAMNKRLVFACKCSISLGLAVLLGLLFNRENGYWSGLTLAISFETGKIAIFTVANARAQGTALGSVYWVLGCTIFQNFAKLRFIALIHWIIFTSILRHSKMYSTAGGDAAVMGALLILGRKAYGPPSEFAIARLTEALIGLSCFVIIELVFQPTRAATLAKNHLYMCLETLQDCTKQIVLDSGQNDFIEKQRHLNSLEDLQKFLVDAEVEPSFWFTPFPASCYQNLNKSLSNVMYLLYFMANSIESLSQTLHSCDDDRKDIQEQINKDIEILKEALSSSMICIRKTISIRLLRASQDQPEEQICYDLEEGKSQREYTTSSMIDKE; encoded by the exons ATGGAGCTAGTATCTCAAGCCAAACCCATCTCTCAAACAGGATCCAAGATTCTTGAGAGTATCAAACTCTTGGAG GAAAGTTTGCAGTGGGAGAAACCTTGGCTAAGATTCTTAAGTCCCTGCTTCACAGATCCAGGACATGGTTTGCATGACATAGAAAGTCCAATGAAGGTAATAGAAATGGCTTTAACTTCTTGTCCCTGTTTTCTAACTAGAAGGATAGATGAAGAGCTGATAAGCGCCTCACATCGTGTGCTACAGCTGCTTGGTCTAAAATTGGAGCAAGCTAGGTGCTTTTTGCCATCCCATTCAATGGTAGCTCCGGAAACAGAAGAAGAGTTTGAGAATGAGTTTTCTAGTTTGTTCCCTGAGCCAATTTTCCCGACAAACCTAGATCAACCAGCACTTTTCTTCTTATCTTGTATCAAAATGTGCATAAATAATTTTACCATGACTAAACCTATAACTAAAGGATCCAAAGTTTCACAGGGAAGTGACAGAGCTAGCTCCAAACAAGTCTATAACAATTGGATTAAGGCAATGAACAAAAGACTGGTATTTGCGTGCAAGTGTTCAATTTCTTTAGGTCTTGCTGTGCTACTTGGTCTACTATTTAATAGAGAAAATGGATACTGGTCAGGCCTTACCTTAGCAATCAGCTTTGAAACAGGAAAAATAGCAATTTTTACAGTTGCAAATGCTCGAGCACAAGGAACAGCTCTAGGATCAGTCTATTGGGTACTAGGCTGCACTATTTTCCAAAATTTTGCAAAACTAAGGTTCATAGCTCTGATCCATTGGATTATATTTACCTCAATTCTGAGGCACAGTAAGATGTACTCTACAGCAGGAGGAGATGCAGCAGTCATGGGAGCATTACTGATTTTGGGCAGAAAGGCTTATGGTCCCCCAAGTGAATTTGCCATCGCTAGACTCACCGAGGCCTTAATTGGACTATCATGTTTTGTTATTATCGAGCTTGTTTTTCAACCTACAAGAGCAGCTACTCTCGCAAAAAATCATCTTTATATGTGTTTGGAAACACTACAAGATTGCACTAAACAAATTGTCCTGGATTCAGGGCAGAATGACTTTATAGAGAAGCAAAGGCATCTGAATTCTCTAGAGGACTTGCAAAAGTTCCTAGTAGATGCAGAGGTGGAACCTAGTTTTTGGTTTACGCCTTTTCCTGCTTCATGCTACCAAAACCTCAATAAATCTCTATCAAACGTCATGTACCTACTGTATTTCATGGCCAACAGTATAGAATCCCTCTCACAAACATTACATAGCTGTGATGATGATAGAAAGGATATTCAAGAACAGATAAACAAGGACATAGAGATTCTCAAGGAAGCTCTAAGCTCTTCAATGATCTGTATCAGGAAAACCATTTCAATCAGACTGTTAAGAGCTTCCCAAGATCAGCCAGAAGAGCAGATCTGTTATGACCTTGAGGAGGGAAAGTCACAACGCGAGTATACAACTTCTTCTATGATTGATAAGGAATAG